From Triticum dicoccoides isolate Atlit2015 ecotype Zavitan unplaced genomic scaffold, WEW_v2.0 scaffold166272, whole genome shotgun sequence, the proteins below share one genomic window:
- the LOC119344359 gene encoding pathogenesis-related protein 1-like gives MEYSPKLAAALLLALASAMIVTAQNGADDMLNAHNEVRAAVGVGPVTWDPIVAAYAQSYAEKRRADCQLLLSPEVRPYGENLFRAAGAEWNAVDAVIYWASGKQYYDHATNTCSAPTGESCMGYLQLVWRDTKTIGCGAVLCDGNAGVFVICSYSPPPVLGQIPY, from the coding sequence ATGGAGTACTCGCCAAAGCTAGCGGCGGCACTGCTCTTAGCTCTCGCGTCCGCCATGATCGTCACCGCCCAGAACGGGGCCGATGACATGCTGAACGCCCACAATGAAGTGCGCGCCGCCGTCGGTGTGGGGCCAGTGACGTGGGACCCCATAGTGGCGGCGTACGCGCAGTCGTACGCGGAGAAGCGCCGTGCCGACTGCCAGCTACTACTCTCTCCGGAGGTGCGCCCATACGGAGAGAACCTTTTTCGGGCCGCTGGGGCCGAATGGAATGCGGTGGACGCAGTGATTTATTGGGCGTCCGGGAAGCAGTACTACGACCACGCCACCAACACCTGCTCCGCACCTACGGGTGAGTCGTGCATGGGATACCTGCAGTTGGTGTGGAGGGACACCAAGACCATCGGCTGCGGCGCTGTCCTCTGTGACGGCAACGCTGGCGTGTTTGTCATCTGCAGCTACAGCCCGCCCCCCGTGCTCGGGCAGATTCCGTACTAG